The following proteins come from a genomic window of Candidatus Bipolaricaulis sibiricus:
- a CDS encoding Enolase — MNLIEDVWAREILDSRGNPTIEVEITLEDGTEVRAAVPSGASTGTYEAVELRDGDDRYLGRGVQGAVRTVNEVIGPEIEGMDPLWQEEIDALLIERDGTPNKSGLGANAILAVSLACAKAAAASLGLPLWKYIAGARAGRMPIPHMNVINGGAHADSGLAIQEFMLVPVGAPAFAEALRYGAEVFHTLKKLLKAKGYSVAVGDEGGFAPRLSSDEEALQILVQAIEDAGYEPGQDVALALDCAATGFFSEERGVYRLAGQRSAGEVVDLYAEWIGKYPIVSIEDGLAEEDWEGWSRLTERLGNAIQIVGDDIFVTNPERLTLGIERQAANAILIKLNQIGTVTETLQTMDMALEAGYARIISHRSGETEDTAIADFAVGTGCGQIKTGSVSRSERVAKYNELLRIEDTYAPPMATWPRK; from the coding sequence ATGAACTTGATTGAAGACGTTTGGGCACGGGAAATCCTCGATTCCCGCGGCAACCCCACGATCGAGGTCGAGATCACGCTAGAGGACGGAACCGAGGTACGCGCTGCAGTTCCCTCGGGGGCCTCGACCGGAACCTACGAAGCTGTCGAACTCCGCGATGGTGACGACCGATACCTGGGGAGGGGCGTCCAAGGCGCAGTGCGTACGGTGAACGAGGTCATTGGCCCCGAGATCGAGGGAATGGACCCCCTGTGGCAGGAGGAGATCGACGCGCTCCTCATCGAGCGCGACGGGACTCCGAACAAGTCCGGGCTGGGCGCCAATGCAATCCTTGCCGTCTCGCTTGCCTGCGCAAAGGCGGCCGCAGCATCGCTGGGACTGCCGTTGTGGAAGTACATTGCCGGGGCCCGTGCGGGACGCATGCCGATCCCCCACATGAATGTGATCAACGGCGGAGCGCATGCCGACAGTGGTCTCGCGATCCAGGAGTTCATGCTCGTACCGGTGGGCGCGCCGGCGTTTGCGGAGGCGCTTCGGTACGGGGCCGAGGTGTTCCACACCCTGAAGAAGCTGCTCAAGGCGAAGGGGTACTCCGTGGCAGTCGGGGATGAAGGCGGGTTCGCGCCGCGGCTCTCCTCCGACGAGGAGGCCCTGCAGATCCTCGTTCAGGCGATCGAGGACGCGGGTTACGAACCCGGACAGGATGTGGCTCTAGCACTCGACTGCGCTGCCACGGGGTTCTTCTCCGAAGAGCGGGGCGTCTATCGCCTGGCTGGCCAGCGGTCGGCGGGGGAAGTCGTGGATCTGTATGCGGAGTGGATCGGGAAGTACCCCATCGTCTCCATCGAGGACGGATTGGCCGAGGAGGACTGGGAGGGCTGGTCGCGCCTCACTGAGCGGCTGGGGAACGCGATCCAGATCGTGGGCGATGACATCTTTGTCACGAACCCGGAGCGGTTGACATTGGGAATCGAGCGGCAAGCCGCAAACGCGATTCTCATCAAGTTGAACCAGATCGGCACCGTCACGGAGACGCTCCAGACGATGGATATGGCGCTCGAGGCGGGATACGCCCGCATCATCTCCCACCGGTCCGGTGAGACGGAGGACACCGCGATCGCAGACTTCGCGGTGGGAACGGGGTGTGGACAGATCAAGACCGGATCGGTCTCCCGTTCGGAGCGGGTGGCCAAGTACAATGAGCTTCTCCGCATCGAGGATACCTATGCCCCGCCCATGGCCACGTGGCCCCGGAAGTAG